One stretch of Plutella xylostella chromosome 15, ilPluXylo3.1, whole genome shotgun sequence DNA includes these proteins:
- the LOC105382474 gene encoding uncharacterized protein LOC105382474 isoform X1 yields the protein MSAAFSNIGEMIDLSIGTPENGVVDFNMLQAVLHCLAQQLGVLSKGVELRGSAANIPTAMKENSKTINIKEYTYDTDKAPGEITKKDEIVGAKRPGGPLEDDTILVVERVRKGELGTKAVISSQPADGRTKSSLKVAGQTPSGEKLSLVTVSKFNLLEAKVNDLNNRVYGSMPKNEDMLEEVRSQTNMKAITDMWSTLNVSSRLEAAEEGLAKLSSLIQDLISATPGCKNYGDLEDRLNDLAAMFNAAMMELRGGTAGLLDGGRQGGSADRSRTCGASGPDTDAHRTSLRYTTSQEHRTSVTYPGTGEYPHARMPSEQQRASEDCKDSTRCVSVAGVAPGSQFTAAGGQSTAAGLPAGGTPSAAGLPAGGTPSAAPLTSPSEMIMTPVGPKQLTLGNLCVTLTSRMNELENMMKDCCQDVHKYECIITEKIQSLDDQMVDLLKKVHDQPEKDPSESEIKDNLEKISEVFDTVNNLQSQLHDLSASAQQLAAEKTERERNINTLLEQIELLKVTKMDREDVIEAMADKVDLQMLTRKVSRDQFETACDDLAKGLENTLEKLNMQESLWQQALDDIQREIETKLDKLELCPVKEFFNSKLRQLQENLKKIAALKREVEAAGTKRKLLRDVKCISCDAEAVMSVEPPPPPAPRAAQPTMSMKPYLTYELDAIRKQQACPVQQRNMRDWEHIGKQMTQVKPLRARSAVSDKHLCSRYCGGSHTVTTAAQRVARTGHFLAQWGPDVLPLTTALAAGDDGKFYRVTTSENVKAGPDEPCTPRTSKKQERTSISGDDCRCLEEKSEK from the exons ATGT CGGCGGCCTTCTCAAACATCGGTGAAATGATAGACCTATCGATAGGTACACCCGAG AACGGTGTAGTGGACTTCAACATGCTGCAAGCCGTGCTGCACTGTCTGGCGCAGCAGCTCGGGGTGCTCAGCAAGGGGGTAGAGCTGCGCGGCAGTGCTGCCAACATTCCCACAGCAATGAAGGAGAACTCCAAGACCATCAACATCAAGGAGTATACATATGACACGGATAAGGCGCCAGGCGAGATCACTAAGAAGGATGAGATTG ttGGAGCTAAACGTCCTGGAGGCCCATTGGAGGACGACACGATATTAGTCG TTGAACGAGTCCGTAAGGGAGAATTGGGTACAA AGGCCGTTATTTCTTCACAACCGGCAGATGGAAGAACGAAAAGCTCACT AAAAGTTGCAGGACAAACGCCCTCTGGTGAGAAGTTGTCACTGGTCACAGTCAGCAAGTTCAACCTGCTAGAGGCCAAGGTCAACGACCTGAACAACCGAGTGTATGGCAGCATGCCCAAGAACGAAGATATGTTGGAGGAAGTCAG ATCTCAGACAAACATGAAGGCGATCACGGATATGTGGAGCACTCTGAACGTGTCATCTCGCTTGGAAGCCGCAGAGGAAGGCCTCGCCAAACTCAGCTCCTTGATCCAAGACCTTATCAGTGCAACACCAGG ATGCAAAAACTATGGGGATCTTGAGGATCGCCTCAACGACCTAGCTGCTATGTTCAATGCCGCTATGATGGAACTTAGAG GCGGGACAGCAGGCCTCTTAGACGGAGGAAGGCAAGGCGGCTCTGCCGACCGATCTAGAACTTGTGGTGCTAGCGGTCCAGACACAGACGCACACAGAACTTCCCTGCGGTACACAACTTCCCAAGAACACCGCACATCCGTCACGTATCCAGGCACAGGGGAATACCCTCATGCCAGAATGCCTTCAGAACAACAAAGGGCATCTGAAGATTGCAAAGATTCGACAAGATGTGTGTCAGTAGCAGGCGTTGCACCTGGAAGTCAGTTCACTGCTGCTGGAGGTCAGTCTACGGCTGCAGGCCTGCCTGCGGGTGGGACGCCCTCGGCTGCAGGCCTGCCTGCGGGTGGAACGCCCTCGGCTGCGCCGCTTACCAGCCCTAGCGAGATGATAATGACTCCAGTGGGAC CCAAACAATTGACGTTGGGAAACCTATGCGTGACACTTACGTCTCGTATGAACGAGCTGGAGAACATGATGAAGGATTGCTGCCAAGACGTGCACAAGTATGAATGCATTATTACggaaaag ATCCAATCATTGGATGATCAAATGGTAGACCTTCTCAAAAAAGTGCATGACCAACCAGAAAAAGATCCTTCTGAAAGtgaaataaaagataatttgGAAA AAATATCAGAAGTATTTGATACAGTAAATAACCTGCAAAGCCAGCTCCATGACTTGAGCGCAAGTGCACAGCAACTGGCAGCCGAAAAGACTGAAAGGGAACGAAATATTAAT ACCCTTCTAGAACAAATCGAGCTGCTGAAAGTGACAAAGATGGACCGCGAGGACGTGATCGAGGCGATGGCTGACAAGGTGGACCTGCAGATGCTGACGAGGAAGGTCTCCAGGGACCAGTTTGAGACGGCCTGCGACGACCTGGCTAAGGGACTGGAGAATACTCTTGAAAAACTTAATATGCAG GAGTCCCTCTGGCAACAAGCACTGGACGACATCCAACGCGAGATCGAGACAAAGCTGGACAAGCTGGAGCTGTGTCCTGTGAAGGAGTTCTTCAACTCCAAGCTGAGGCAACTGCAGGAGAACTTGAAGAAGATTGCCGCATTGAAGCGCGAGGTCGAAGCCGCTGGTACTAAGAGGAAATTGTTGAG GGACGTGAAGTGTATATCCTGTGACGCGGAGGCGGTGATGTCGGTGgagccgcccccgccgcccgcgccccgcgccgcgcagCCCACCATGTCTATGAAACCGTATCTCACCTACGAACTAG ATGCCATCCGCAAGCAGCAGGCGTGTCCGGTGCAGCAGCGGAACATGCGTGACTGGGAACACATTGGCAAACAAATGACGCAAGTCAAACCTCTTAGGGCGAG GTCAGCCGTCTCAGACAAGCACCTCTGCAGCCGCTACTGCGGGGGCTCGCACACGGTGACGACGGCGGCGCAGCGCGTGGCGCGCACCGGCCACTTCCTCGCGCAGTGGGGGCCCGACGTGCTGCCGCTCACCACGGCGCTGGCCGCTGGCGATGATGGGAAG ttttaCCGCGTGACGACAAGCGAGAACGTAAAGGCAGGTCCGGATGAGCCTTGCACCCCACGCACGAGCAAGAAACAAGAAAGAACTTCTATTTCTGGAGAC GATTGCCGCTGCCTTGAAGAAAAGAGTGAGAAGTGA
- the LOC105382475 gene encoding general transcriptional corepressor trfA, translated as MNKMNDGDWICGDANCGNINFARRSSCYRCNKDRPDGVSKKKLGTEIGKSAAEKSRGLFNADDWQCNKCANVNWARRQTCNVCNAPKFGEVEARTGYGGGYNERGVVEYRRREQESDDEYDEFGRKKRKRRSDEPPLKGGVTDGPLHKNAPPTLPYTSNNREYSKADPEPEYGEYKNQAGNRASGSLSDGSVCEVPLLNKFNLRKHQLQAHIMQKHDNKISSSPKTNGFSSRKRQYSSGDRGYETGSKKIKYNGFEIPINPVMENSVSSNNDLKDQSSNHQKPVTYTTEEKVRAAAFALVYGNCKISRDKFGAYFHKTAPDFQTIFGWSRQLLAKGCLDDSHLQPHTKDSKNSESNTNFETTLKLYKPAKLPEKSVKLLPNPDEIPIDSESDDDVQFVSANKVKFPVRERSLSVETLVIDKAEKAGCSEGGRSLVQSDTRSSQRRSRSGSRSRSRSRSGSRSEDTSHRVSSSDSEIEQRKLTKIIAPLPPGKPKNKKKPADTDSDSDTCYSEETDFLSRRYRKNRKPKPKVNNKCVPELPKAPPPVPNKIQEVQPKGYCTMPQAVSPLVTGQIYTNNLRNMAVKPRDRGHRAPDTDGYGSEYVPTSLGSNKNNYQAFKNTVMKKGFWAKGNGKSLGNKVEILSDKPINNKELQTILQKNANTANKVPYGYVSTNIPLNNGNAGAPVHSFPVVMEPVIRTQQNFTTENVNNFVTTKQYTTSDPRLTRTVQTAKVPEKSSNQLDIKVNNNIKNNNMVGTNNTVKAVTPESNSRIFDIVQSSVTNKSILDIFGDNEQDQNINNSESMVQQTVAKTHETEWDEDDDALYKTDDPDVTDTVLNRSLTEDMATPVSEPPANAPKVINFDVAIARQRRNELLDLLNDANQIRNMENNTSTPKHQTPDKSPEKKNRSSKSHHGSKNRHNVTDNRLPDIPNSISHEIAQMATSPRHSIDKSQERVEPSTPTKTNHIPGLSATPPNKDREMHQLKQQNTPPKPDKVPTPTTVTAAPLQNSQALQQLELSNLLSGINTNTLLLAIQNLQQLVQQPPTTNANTNNNNSTDQNNESDAQEDDDSNEVEVVETINLTNDEDWEKESEEGDIERQLKQMDGNTGDTPFLSDIFDPSPVVMPKSLTNKLHINLKTSEPSTEASAPQPNENAPVIGNFKSFALPKPIMLNRLKLNAKAQNNKSGKIKRKKLKGEARAGAGEGEGDEDEESGDEADLSKYDLCGSEDEQGGTSKPESADKTNEKDDSKEGSSKDETENNGRPNSPDSKAKKRSRSSSSSSSSSSSSSSSQSSTKSPKNKFDDFNLNSEREGSPRGRRSRSRSPAARSASAPRRKSRDSRSDSSKGRETTSRDKERSRDRERRDKSRGERRDKHYRDNNYYGARGRHR; from the exons GGTGGTGTCACTGATGGACCATTGCACAAAAATGCGCCGCCTACCCTGCCGTACACAAGTAATAACAGAGAATACTCCAAGGCAGATCCGGAACCAGAGTATGGAGAGTACAAGAACCAGGCCGGCAACAGAGCAAGTGGCAGCCTCAGTGATGGCTCTGTGTGCGAAGTCCCTCTCCTTAATAAGTTTAATTTACGGAAACATCAGCTACAGGCTCATATCATGCAGAAgcatgataataaaatctcttcTTCACCAAAAACTAATGGGTTTTCATCTCGCAAAAGGCAATACAGCTCAGGTGACAGGGGCTATGAGACTGGATCAAAGAAAATCAAGTATAATGGTTTTGAAATTCCGATAAATCCAGTAATGGAAAACAGTGTTTCATCAAATAATGATTTGAAGGACCAAAGTAGTAATCATCAAAAACCAGTCACTTACACCACTGAGGAGAAAGTCAGAGCTGCAGCATTTGCTTTGGTCTACGGTAACTGTAAAATTAGTAGAGATAAATTTGGggcatattttcataaaactgCACCTGATTTTCAAACAATTTTTGGTTGGTCGCGTCAACTGTTGGCTAAAGGCTGCTTGGACGATTCACACCTTCAGCCTCATACGAAAGACTCAAAGAATTCTGAAAGTAATACCAATTTCGAAACAACATTGAAACTTTATAAACCTGCAAAACTTCCAGAAAAGAGTGTGAAACTACTACCCAATCCAGATGAAATACCAATTGATTCTGAGAGTGATGACGATGTTCAATTTGTCTCTGCTAATAAAGTCAAGTTCCCAGTTCGCGAAAGAAGTTTAAGTGTTGAGACATTAGTAATAGATAAGGCAGAGAAAGCTGGATGTTCAGAGGGAGGTCGCTCCCTTGTCCAAAGCGACACGCGGTCCAGCCAGCGCCGCTCGCGCTCTGGCTCCCGCTCCCGCTCCCGCTCTCGCTCTGGCTCCCGCTCCGAAGATACTTCCCATCGTGTCAGCTCGTCTGATTCAGAAATTGAACAAAGAAAACTAACCAAAATTATAGCTCCTTTACCACCAGgtaaaccaaaaaataaaaaaaaaccagcTGACACTGATTCAGATTCAGACACTTGCTACAGTGAGGAAACAGATTTCCTTTCGCGACGTTATCGCAAAAACAGgaaaccaaaaccaaaagttAACAATAAATGCGTCCCAGAACTACCGAAAGCACCACCGCCAGTTCCTAATAAGATTCAGGAGGTCCAGCCCAAGGGATACTGCACTATGCCCCAGGCAGTGTCACCACTCGTTACAGGACAAATCTACACCaataatttacgaaatatggCGGTGAAGCCCCGGGACAGAGGGCACCGCGCTCCAGACACTGACGGATATGGCAGCGAGTATGTCCCCACCAGTCTCGGTTCCAACAAAAATAACTACCAGGCATTCAAGAACACCGTTATGAAGAAAGGATTCTGGGCAAAAGGAAATGGTAAATCACTTGGAAATAAAGTCGAAATTTTAAGTGACAAACCAATCAACAATAAGGAGTTACAGACGATATTACAGAAAAATGCGAATACTGCTAATAAAGTACCATATGGTTATGTATCTACTAACATACCACTTAATAATGGCAACGCAGGAGCCCCTGTACATAGTTTTCCAGTGGTTATGGAACCAGTGATAAGAACGCAACAAAATTTTACCACTGAAAATGTAAACAACTTTGTGACGACTAAACAATACACAACTTCTGATCCACGATTGACCAGAACAGTTCAGACTGCAAAAGTACCTGAAAAATCATCCAATCAACTGGATATCAAGGTgaacaataatataaagaaCAATAACATGGTAGGGACCAATAACACTGTTAAAGCTGTTACACCTGAAAGTAACTCCCGCATCTTCGATATTGTACAGAGCTCTGTAACAAATAAGAGCATCTTAGACATATTTGGAGACAATGAACAAGATcagaacataaataatagtgAAAGTATGGTGCAGCAAACAGTTGCAAAAACACATGAAACTGAATGGGATGAAGACGATGATGCTCTGTATAAAACAGATGATCCAGATGTCACAGACACTGTATTAAACAGATCTTTAACAGAAGATATGGCGACGCCTGTATCAGAACCTCCAGCGAACGCGCCAAAAGTAATAAACTTCGACGTTGCAATAGCAAGACAAAGGCGAAATGAGTTACTAGATTTACTTAATGATGCAAACCAAATTAGAAACATGGAAAATAACACTTCAACTCCAAAACATCAAACACCCGATAAGTCTCCCGAAAAGAAGAATAGATCATCTAAATCACATCATGGAAGTAAAAATAGACATAATGTAACTGATAACCGACTGCCAGATATTCCAAACAGCATAAGTCATGAAATAGCTCAAATGGCGACATCACCTAGGCACAGCATTGATAAAAgtcaggaaagagtagaaccATCGACTCCTACCAAGACTAATCATATCCCCGGTCTGAGCGCTACGCCTCCTAACAAAGATAGGGAGATGCATCAGTtgaaacaacaaaatacacCCCCAAAACCAGATAAAGTGCCAACACCTACCACTGTTACTGCTGCCCCTTTGCAAAACTCTCAAGCTTTGCAACAATTAGAATTGTCGAACTTGCTCTCTGGAATAAACACAAACACGTTGCTGTTAGCTATACAAAACTTACAGCAACTCGTTCAGCAGCCTCCTACCACTAATGCCaacactaataataataatagcacTGATCAAAACAATGAATCAGACGCTCAAGAGGATGACGATTCCAACGAAGTTGAAGTTGTAGAAACAATCAACCTGACAAACGACGAAGACTGGGAAAAGGAATCTGAGGAAGGCGACATAGAGAGACAGCTGAAGCAGATGGACGGGAACACGGGGGACACCCCTTTTTTAAGTGATATTTTCGACCCGAGTCCCGTTGTGATGCCAAAGAGTCTGACCAACAAGTTGCACATCAACCTCAAAACATCCGAACCCTCCACAGAAGCTAGTGCACCTCAACCCAATGAAAACGCACCCGTTATAGGCAACTTCAAAAGCTTCGCTCTGCCAAAACCGATCATGCTTAATAGGCTCAAACTGAACGCAAAGGCACAGAACAATAAGTCTGGAAAGATTAAGAGGAAAAAGTTGAAG GGCGaggcgcgggcgggcgcgggggaggGGGAGGGGGACGAGGACGAGGAGTCGGGCGACGAGGCGGACCTGTCCAAGTACGACCTCTGCGGCAGCGAAGATGAGCAAGGCGGCACCTCTAAGCCTG AGAGCGCCGataaaacaaacgaaaaagacGATTCTAAAGAAGGAAGCAGCAAAGACGAAACTGAGAACAACGGCAGGCCCAACTCTCCTGATAGTAAAGCTAAGAAACG GTCCCGCAgttcgtcgtcgtcgtcgagCTCGTCCAGCAGCTCCAGTTCTAGTCAAAGCTCCACCAAGTCGCCGAAAAACAA ATTCGACGACTTCAACCTGAACAGCGAGCGCGAGGGTTCGCCGAGGGGGCGGCGCTCGCGCTCGCGCTCGCCCGCCGCGCGCTCCGCctccgcgccgcgccgcaagTCGCGGGACAGCCGCTCTGACAGCTCCAA AGGTCGCGAGACCACGTCGCGCGACAAGGAGCGGTCCCGCGACCGCGAGCGCCGCGACAAGTCGCGCGGCGAGCGACGCGACAAGCACTATAGAGACAACAACTACTACGGCGCTAGAGGTAGACATCGCTAG
- the LOC105382474 gene encoding uncharacterized protein LOC105382474 isoform X2, which translates to MSAAFSNIGEMIDLSIGTPENGVVDFNMLQAVLHCLAQQLGVLSKGVELRGSAANIPTAMKENSKTINIKEYTYDTDKAPGEITKKDEIVGAKRPGGPLEDDTILVVERVRKGELGTKAVISSQPADGRTKSSLVAGQTPSGEKLSLVTVSKFNLLEAKVNDLNNRVYGSMPKNEDMLEEVRSQTNMKAITDMWSTLNVSSRLEAAEEGLAKLSSLIQDLISATPGCKNYGDLEDRLNDLAAMFNAAMMELRGGTAGLLDGGRQGGSADRSRTCGASGPDTDAHRTSLRYTTSQEHRTSVTYPGTGEYPHARMPSEQQRASEDCKDSTRCVSVAGVAPGSQFTAAGGQSTAAGLPAGGTPSAAGLPAGGTPSAAPLTSPSEMIMTPVGPKQLTLGNLCVTLTSRMNELENMMKDCCQDVHKYECIITEKIQSLDDQMVDLLKKVHDQPEKDPSESEIKDNLEKISEVFDTVNNLQSQLHDLSASAQQLAAEKTERERNINTLLEQIELLKVTKMDREDVIEAMADKVDLQMLTRKVSRDQFETACDDLAKGLENTLEKLNMQESLWQQALDDIQREIETKLDKLELCPVKEFFNSKLRQLQENLKKIAALKREVEAAGTKRKLLRDVKCISCDAEAVMSVEPPPPPAPRAAQPTMSMKPYLTYELDAIRKQQACPVQQRNMRDWEHIGKQMTQVKPLRARSAVSDKHLCSRYCGGSHTVTTAAQRVARTGHFLAQWGPDVLPLTTALAAGDDGKFYRVTTSENVKAGPDEPCTPRTSKKQERTSISGDDCRCLEEKSEK; encoded by the exons ATGT CGGCGGCCTTCTCAAACATCGGTGAAATGATAGACCTATCGATAGGTACACCCGAG AACGGTGTAGTGGACTTCAACATGCTGCAAGCCGTGCTGCACTGTCTGGCGCAGCAGCTCGGGGTGCTCAGCAAGGGGGTAGAGCTGCGCGGCAGTGCTGCCAACATTCCCACAGCAATGAAGGAGAACTCCAAGACCATCAACATCAAGGAGTATACATATGACACGGATAAGGCGCCAGGCGAGATCACTAAGAAGGATGAGATTG ttGGAGCTAAACGTCCTGGAGGCCCATTGGAGGACGACACGATATTAGTCG TTGAACGAGTCCGTAAGGGAGAATTGGGTACAA AGGCCGTTATTTCTTCACAACCGGCAGATGGAAGAACGAAAAGCTCACTAG TTGCAGGACAAACGCCCTCTGGTGAGAAGTTGTCACTGGTCACAGTCAGCAAGTTCAACCTGCTAGAGGCCAAGGTCAACGACCTGAACAACCGAGTGTATGGCAGCATGCCCAAGAACGAAGATATGTTGGAGGAAGTCAG ATCTCAGACAAACATGAAGGCGATCACGGATATGTGGAGCACTCTGAACGTGTCATCTCGCTTGGAAGCCGCAGAGGAAGGCCTCGCCAAACTCAGCTCCTTGATCCAAGACCTTATCAGTGCAACACCAGG ATGCAAAAACTATGGGGATCTTGAGGATCGCCTCAACGACCTAGCTGCTATGTTCAATGCCGCTATGATGGAACTTAGAG GCGGGACAGCAGGCCTCTTAGACGGAGGAAGGCAAGGCGGCTCTGCCGACCGATCTAGAACTTGTGGTGCTAGCGGTCCAGACACAGACGCACACAGAACTTCCCTGCGGTACACAACTTCCCAAGAACACCGCACATCCGTCACGTATCCAGGCACAGGGGAATACCCTCATGCCAGAATGCCTTCAGAACAACAAAGGGCATCTGAAGATTGCAAAGATTCGACAAGATGTGTGTCAGTAGCAGGCGTTGCACCTGGAAGTCAGTTCACTGCTGCTGGAGGTCAGTCTACGGCTGCAGGCCTGCCTGCGGGTGGGACGCCCTCGGCTGCAGGCCTGCCTGCGGGTGGAACGCCCTCGGCTGCGCCGCTTACCAGCCCTAGCGAGATGATAATGACTCCAGTGGGAC CCAAACAATTGACGTTGGGAAACCTATGCGTGACACTTACGTCTCGTATGAACGAGCTGGAGAACATGATGAAGGATTGCTGCCAAGACGTGCACAAGTATGAATGCATTATTACggaaaag ATCCAATCATTGGATGATCAAATGGTAGACCTTCTCAAAAAAGTGCATGACCAACCAGAAAAAGATCCTTCTGAAAGtgaaataaaagataatttgGAAA AAATATCAGAAGTATTTGATACAGTAAATAACCTGCAAAGCCAGCTCCATGACTTGAGCGCAAGTGCACAGCAACTGGCAGCCGAAAAGACTGAAAGGGAACGAAATATTAAT ACCCTTCTAGAACAAATCGAGCTGCTGAAAGTGACAAAGATGGACCGCGAGGACGTGATCGAGGCGATGGCTGACAAGGTGGACCTGCAGATGCTGACGAGGAAGGTCTCCAGGGACCAGTTTGAGACGGCCTGCGACGACCTGGCTAAGGGACTGGAGAATACTCTTGAAAAACTTAATATGCAG GAGTCCCTCTGGCAACAAGCACTGGACGACATCCAACGCGAGATCGAGACAAAGCTGGACAAGCTGGAGCTGTGTCCTGTGAAGGAGTTCTTCAACTCCAAGCTGAGGCAACTGCAGGAGAACTTGAAGAAGATTGCCGCATTGAAGCGCGAGGTCGAAGCCGCTGGTACTAAGAGGAAATTGTTGAG GGACGTGAAGTGTATATCCTGTGACGCGGAGGCGGTGATGTCGGTGgagccgcccccgccgcccgcgccccgcgccgcgcagCCCACCATGTCTATGAAACCGTATCTCACCTACGAACTAG ATGCCATCCGCAAGCAGCAGGCGTGTCCGGTGCAGCAGCGGAACATGCGTGACTGGGAACACATTGGCAAACAAATGACGCAAGTCAAACCTCTTAGGGCGAG GTCAGCCGTCTCAGACAAGCACCTCTGCAGCCGCTACTGCGGGGGCTCGCACACGGTGACGACGGCGGCGCAGCGCGTGGCGCGCACCGGCCACTTCCTCGCGCAGTGGGGGCCCGACGTGCTGCCGCTCACCACGGCGCTGGCCGCTGGCGATGATGGGAAG ttttaCCGCGTGACGACAAGCGAGAACGTAAAGGCAGGTCCGGATGAGCCTTGCACCCCACGCACGAGCAAGAAACAAGAAAGAACTTCTATTTCTGGAGAC GATTGCCGCTGCCTTGAAGAAAAGAGTGAGAAGTGA
- the LOC105382474 gene encoding uncharacterized protein LOC105382474 isoform X3, with translation MSAAFSNIGEMIDLSIGTPENGVVDFNMLQAVLHCLAQQLGVLSKGVELRGSAANIPTAMKENSKTINIKEYTYDTDKAPGEITKKDEIVGAKRPGGPLEDDTILVVERVRKGELGTKAVISSQPADGRTKSSLKVAGQTPSGEKLSLVTVSKFNLLEAKVNDLNNRVYGSMPKNEDMLEEVRSQTNMKAITDMWSTLNVSSRLEAAEEGLAKLSSLIQDLISATPGCKNYGDLEDRLNDLAAMFNAAMMELRGGTAGLLDGGRQGGSADRSRTCGASGPDTDAHRTSLRYTTSQEHRTSVTYPGTGEYPHARMPSEQQRASEDCKDSTRCVSVAGVAPGSQFTAAGGQSTAAGLPAGGTPSAAPLTSPSEMIMTPVGPKQLTLGNLCVTLTSRMNELENMMKDCCQDVHKYECIITEKIQSLDDQMVDLLKKVHDQPEKDPSESEIKDNLEKISEVFDTVNNLQSQLHDLSASAQQLAAEKTERERNINTLLEQIELLKVTKMDREDVIEAMADKVDLQMLTRKVSRDQFETACDDLAKGLENTLEKLNMQESLWQQALDDIQREIETKLDKLELCPVKEFFNSKLRQLQENLKKIAALKREVEAAGTKRKLLRDVKCISCDAEAVMSVEPPPPPAPRAAQPTMSMKPYLTYELDAIRKQQACPVQQRNMRDWEHIGKQMTQVKPLRARSAVSDKHLCSRYCGGSHTVTTAAQRVARTGHFLAQWGPDVLPLTTALAAGDDGKFYRVTTSENVKAGPDEPCTPRTSKKQERTSISGDDCRCLEEKSEK, from the exons ATGT CGGCGGCCTTCTCAAACATCGGTGAAATGATAGACCTATCGATAGGTACACCCGAG AACGGTGTAGTGGACTTCAACATGCTGCAAGCCGTGCTGCACTGTCTGGCGCAGCAGCTCGGGGTGCTCAGCAAGGGGGTAGAGCTGCGCGGCAGTGCTGCCAACATTCCCACAGCAATGAAGGAGAACTCCAAGACCATCAACATCAAGGAGTATACATATGACACGGATAAGGCGCCAGGCGAGATCACTAAGAAGGATGAGATTG ttGGAGCTAAACGTCCTGGAGGCCCATTGGAGGACGACACGATATTAGTCG TTGAACGAGTCCGTAAGGGAGAATTGGGTACAA AGGCCGTTATTTCTTCACAACCGGCAGATGGAAGAACGAAAAGCTCACT AAAAGTTGCAGGACAAACGCCCTCTGGTGAGAAGTTGTCACTGGTCACAGTCAGCAAGTTCAACCTGCTAGAGGCCAAGGTCAACGACCTGAACAACCGAGTGTATGGCAGCATGCCCAAGAACGAAGATATGTTGGAGGAAGTCAG ATCTCAGACAAACATGAAGGCGATCACGGATATGTGGAGCACTCTGAACGTGTCATCTCGCTTGGAAGCCGCAGAGGAAGGCCTCGCCAAACTCAGCTCCTTGATCCAAGACCTTATCAGTGCAACACCAGG ATGCAAAAACTATGGGGATCTTGAGGATCGCCTCAACGACCTAGCTGCTATGTTCAATGCCGCTATGATGGAACTTAGAG GCGGGACAGCAGGCCTCTTAGACGGAGGAAGGCAAGGCGGCTCTGCCGACCGATCTAGAACTTGTGGTGCTAGCGGTCCAGACACAGACGCACACAGAACTTCCCTGCGGTACACAACTTCCCAAGAACACCGCACATCCGTCACGTATCCAGGCACAGGGGAATACCCTCATGCCAGAATGCCTTCAGAACAACAAAGGGCATCTGAAGATTGCAAAGATTCGACAAGATGTGTGTCAGTAGCAGGCGTTGCACCTGGAAGTCAGTTCACTGCTGCTGGAGGTCAGTCTACGGCTGCAG GCCTGCCTGCGGGTGGAACGCCCTCGGCTGCGCCGCTTACCAGCCCTAGCGAGATGATAATGACTCCAGTGGGAC CCAAACAATTGACGTTGGGAAACCTATGCGTGACACTTACGTCTCGTATGAACGAGCTGGAGAACATGATGAAGGATTGCTGCCAAGACGTGCACAAGTATGAATGCATTATTACggaaaag ATCCAATCATTGGATGATCAAATGGTAGACCTTCTCAAAAAAGTGCATGACCAACCAGAAAAAGATCCTTCTGAAAGtgaaataaaagataatttgGAAA AAATATCAGAAGTATTTGATACAGTAAATAACCTGCAAAGCCAGCTCCATGACTTGAGCGCAAGTGCACAGCAACTGGCAGCCGAAAAGACTGAAAGGGAACGAAATATTAAT ACCCTTCTAGAACAAATCGAGCTGCTGAAAGTGACAAAGATGGACCGCGAGGACGTGATCGAGGCGATGGCTGACAAGGTGGACCTGCAGATGCTGACGAGGAAGGTCTCCAGGGACCAGTTTGAGACGGCCTGCGACGACCTGGCTAAGGGACTGGAGAATACTCTTGAAAAACTTAATATGCAG GAGTCCCTCTGGCAACAAGCACTGGACGACATCCAACGCGAGATCGAGACAAAGCTGGACAAGCTGGAGCTGTGTCCTGTGAAGGAGTTCTTCAACTCCAAGCTGAGGCAACTGCAGGAGAACTTGAAGAAGATTGCCGCATTGAAGCGCGAGGTCGAAGCCGCTGGTACTAAGAGGAAATTGTTGAG GGACGTGAAGTGTATATCCTGTGACGCGGAGGCGGTGATGTCGGTGgagccgcccccgccgcccgcgccccgcgccgcgcagCCCACCATGTCTATGAAACCGTATCTCACCTACGAACTAG ATGCCATCCGCAAGCAGCAGGCGTGTCCGGTGCAGCAGCGGAACATGCGTGACTGGGAACACATTGGCAAACAAATGACGCAAGTCAAACCTCTTAGGGCGAG GTCAGCCGTCTCAGACAAGCACCTCTGCAGCCGCTACTGCGGGGGCTCGCACACGGTGACGACGGCGGCGCAGCGCGTGGCGCGCACCGGCCACTTCCTCGCGCAGTGGGGGCCCGACGTGCTGCCGCTCACCACGGCGCTGGCCGCTGGCGATGATGGGAAG ttttaCCGCGTGACGACAAGCGAGAACGTAAAGGCAGGTCCGGATGAGCCTTGCACCCCACGCACGAGCAAGAAACAAGAAAGAACTTCTATTTCTGGAGAC GATTGCCGCTGCCTTGAAGAAAAGAGTGAGAAGTGA